A section of the Thermodesulfobacteriota bacterium genome encodes:
- a CDS encoding radical SAM protein: MDKDIRILFITLSQRGIPDNYPPYGAMAVITSLHRAGYKNTFLYNMDVLRPSREDAIDYILSFNPDVLAISSPVSTGYENCKFFSLEIKRRLPDITVILGGNLAASAEIILRKTGVDFCVLGEGEKVCSQILDRYFPHKSKKDMYDIKGLAFLDDDKLVVTGYAEQIPKEAIFDVEWDILDSISVRHYFPRLGKLNQNTLPFRYFFHNYHDNPESIPIDRLNKTIGVISCSKGCICRCTYCHRFVKGIRIIPPEIVMERIKELITRFDVGTLFISDECFGVIPQWLQKFCELIKPLDLLWKVGGMRVDSVTPELIEIMKDAGCRTIIYGMESGSEKILKIMEKRVPLEENYNAVQWTLNAGLHTIVQLVIGMPGETPETIRETKKFLSDLIKITSKKSQNPREISINFAQALPGTPLYEYARSIGKIGQTLEDEEQYLLTISDRDAADSATTINFTGYPRLTLLSWPLLLISCVNYSYIRLFGLDHYFKWIFNGKQPPNLLCLVQTFLRTGKLGLFDRYPVAVYKARSLLWIVSLVRVARKEGLIKSLCLFKEFLLFHIKRPFKKKIFPWEYRSLRKIVEEDVDHPYLGSPEMVALRRGR, from the coding sequence ATGGATAAAGACATAAGGATTCTATTTATTACCTTATCACAGAGAGGTATACCGGATAATTACCCACCTTATGGAGCTATGGCGGTTATTACCTCTCTTCACAGAGCAGGCTACAAAAATACATTTCTTTACAATATGGACGTACTTAGGCCCTCAAGGGAAGATGCAATTGATTATATTCTATCCTTCAATCCCGACGTTCTGGCTATAAGCTCGCCTGTTTCCACCGGATATGAGAATTGTAAGTTTTTCTCCCTGGAGATAAAGAGACGTTTGCCTGATATTACAGTGATTCTTGGAGGCAACCTGGCGGCAAGTGCGGAAATCATTCTAAGAAAGACCGGCGTTGATTTTTGTGTTCTTGGCGAAGGGGAAAAGGTCTGTTCTCAAATTCTTGACAGATACTTCCCTCATAAGTCAAAAAAGGATATGTATGATATTAAAGGGCTTGCTTTCCTTGACGATGACAAACTTGTTGTAACCGGCTATGCCGAGCAGATTCCAAAAGAAGCAATCTTTGATGTTGAATGGGATATCCTGGATTCAATTTCAGTAAGGCACTACTTCCCCAGATTAGGGAAACTGAACCAGAATACCCTTCCGTTCAGGTATTTCTTCCATAATTATCATGATAATCCGGAGTCCATTCCAATCGACAGACTGAACAAAACAATAGGGGTGATCTCATGCTCCAAAGGATGTATCTGTCGCTGTACATACTGTCACCGTTTTGTTAAAGGTATTCGGATTATCCCTCCTGAAATTGTTATGGAACGGATTAAGGAGTTGATTACCCGTTTTGATGTTGGCACTCTTTTTATTTCTGATGAATGTTTTGGTGTAATTCCTCAATGGTTGCAAAAGTTCTGTGAGTTAATCAAACCACTCGATTTGCTGTGGAAGGTTGGCGGGATGAGGGTTGATTCGGTTACTCCGGAACTAATTGAAATAATGAAAGATGCTGGATGCCGTACAATAATTTACGGCATGGAGAGTGGAAGCGAAAAAATTCTGAAGATTATGGAAAAACGGGTCCCCCTGGAAGAAAACTACAATGCTGTTCAGTGGACACTAAATGCCGGTCTGCATACTATTGTCCAGCTAGTTATAGGGATGCCTGGCGAGACACCGGAAACCATTAGAGAAACAAAGAAATTCTTATCTGATTTAATAAAAATAACATCAAAAAAGTCTCAGAATCCCAGGGAGATAAGTATAAATTTTGCTCAAGCCCTGCCCGGAACACCGCTTTATGAATATGCCCGAAGTATCGGGAAAATTGGACAGACTCTCGAAGATGAGGAGCAATATCTGCTCACAATATCAGACAGGGACGCTGCCGACAGTGCTACTACGATAAACTTCACAGGATACCCGCGACTGACTCTTCTTTCATGGCCTCTGCTCCTTATATCCTGTGTTAATTACAGTTATATCAGACTTTTCGGGCTTGACCATTATTTTAAATGGATATTTAATGGCAAACAACCACCAAACCTGTTGTGTCTTGTACAAACTTTCCTACGTACAGGGAAGCTGGGATTATTTGACAGGTATCCCGTTGCTGTTTATAAAGCCCGCTCACTCTTGTGGATTGTCAGTCTGGTACGGGTTGCCAGAAAAGAGGGTTTAATCAAATCCTTATGTTTGTTTAAAGAGTTTCTCCTGTTTCACATCAAAAGACCATTTAAGAAAAAGATATTCCCATGGGAATACAGATCCCTTCGGAAGATTGTTGAAGAGGATGTTGATCATCCGTATTTGGGGAGTCCAGAAATGGTCGCACTCAGAAGGGGCAGGTAG
- a CDS encoding SDR family oxidoreductase translates to MEEALKQFRIDNKVALITGGAGLLGIQHAEAIAEAGGIPVLWDIDVTNAEEYVSEISKQWKVPCRAMEVDITSGDTIKDGLNKTLSDFGRVDILINNAANDPKVDNASEHEWSRFENFSIEMWHQDISVGLTGAFLCSQIVGTHMAKSGGGVILNIASDLSIIAPDQRIYQKEGLSEELQPVKPVTYSVVKHGLIGLTRYLATYWAKAGVRVNAISPGGVYTNQPEDFVARLTNLIPMGRMAKKDEYKAAIIFLVSDASYYMTGTNLVIDGGRTCW, encoded by the coding sequence ATGGAAGAAGCGCTTAAGCAATTCAGAATTGATAACAAGGTGGCGCTGATCACCGGAGGCGCTGGACTCTTAGGGATTCAACATGCCGAGGCGATTGCCGAAGCAGGGGGAATCCCTGTATTATGGGACATAGATGTAACAAATGCTGAAGAATATGTGTCAGAAATCTCAAAGCAGTGGAAGGTTCCATGCCGTGCCATGGAGGTAGACATAACCTCTGGCGATACTATTAAAGATGGATTAAATAAAACACTATCAGATTTTGGCAGGGTTGACATACTGATTAATAATGCCGCTAACGATCCAAAGGTTGACAATGCGAGTGAACACGAGTGGAGTCGTTTTGAGAATTTCTCTATTGAGATGTGGCATCAGGATATTTCTGTCGGTCTGACAGGTGCCTTTTTGTGCAGTCAGATAGTTGGTACACACATGGCTAAAAGTGGTGGTGGAGTGATCCTGAATATCGCATCCGATTTGAGCATTATTGCACCTGACCAGCGAATTTATCAAAAAGAGGGGCTATCAGAAGAGCTTCAGCCTGTAAAGCCCGTTACGTACTCTGTTGTTAAACACGGTCTTATCGGACTGACAAGGTATCTTGCCACATACTGGGCAAAGGCAGGTGTGAGGGTCAATGCCATCTCACCCGGTGGGGTCTATACCAACCAGCCCGAGGATTTCGTAGCCAGGCTTACAAACCTGATACCAATGGGAAGAATGGCAAAAAAAGATGAATACAAGGCTGCAATTATTTTTCTCGTCTCTGATGCATCATACTATATGACCGGTACTAATCTGGTAATTGATGGCGGGAGGACGTGCTGGTAA
- a CDS encoding AAC(3) family N-acetyltransferase, which produces MPEQKIYSKGDLVKIFLQLGIKSNMSLMVHSSLSGLGYVVNGPYDIIDALLELIGPGGTLLVPSHSGDLTDPQDWKNPPVPQTWVKKIKQKMNPFDPKKTPVRNRGILPQYFLNYPEVRRSYHPISSVAAIGRKADYYTCGHPLHESEGVGSPCYKLFKDGGYILLLGVSLEACTGIHVAEFIADCSYLYQSNLKVLVDEPGGRRAFVRLKKYPGSSEWFIKLRKDLLSENKMRETQLDDYRITFFKLADAVGLAVKKLEQDESYFRIPES; this is translated from the coding sequence TTGCCAGAGCAGAAAATCTATTCGAAGGGTGATCTGGTCAAGATTTTTCTCCAACTAGGTATCAAGTCTAACATGTCGTTAATGGTGCATAGTTCATTGAGCGGTTTAGGTTACGTGGTCAATGGACCGTATGACATCATAGATGCGCTGCTTGAATTGATCGGGCCTGGTGGCACGCTGCTGGTGCCATCACATAGCGGCGATCTGACCGATCCTCAGGACTGGAAAAATCCCCCTGTGCCTCAGACATGGGTAAAGAAAATCAAGCAAAAAATGAATCCTTTTGATCCAAAGAAAACACCGGTCAGGAACAGGGGGATTCTTCCTCAGTACTTCTTAAACTATCCGGAAGTCCGAAGGAGCTATCATCCAATCAGTTCCGTGGCTGCTATTGGCAGAAAAGCAGATTACTATACCTGCGGACATCCTCTTCATGAGTCTGAGGGAGTAGGAAGTCCATGTTATAAGCTGTTTAAAGACGGCGGCTACATCTTGTTGCTCGGTGTCAGCTTGGAAGCCTGCACGGGTATCCATGTGGCTGAATTCATCGCAGATTGTTCCTATCTTTACCAGTCAAATTTAAAGGTCTTGGTCGATGAGCCAGGAGGCAGAAGGGCTTTTGTCAGGCTTAAGAAATATCCAGGTTCGTCAGAATGGTTTATCAAACTACGCAAAGACTTACTGTCTGAAAACAAAATGCGGGAGACCCAGCTTGATGACTATCGGATCACTTTTTTCAAGCTGGCTGATGCCGTCGGCTTAGCAGTCAAAAAGCTGGAACAAGATGAATCCTATTTCCGGATCCCGGAGTCTTAA
- a CDS encoding aspartate aminotransferase family protein, producing the protein MTEEYRFKMKPVDVPHVETKNRRIKTMLPVPESLPVLNKIIKYESSNVVNQPPIMWTRAYGHTLEDLWGNRWIDFSSTIFVTNTGHGHETIRKGLKEVIDKPLLHSYSYPTFERANYLEKLSQFTPDYIKKFSLFSAGTEAVERAVKLARLYGLTKSTNKNIIVGGDGNFHGKTMGSQMVGGKHADKKWIGYLDPNMVHMPFPYPWEEDTKKLTGKDLFQKHLHQLEERGINLKNIAAFIIESFQGWGAVFYPKDYVQTMRQWSRDNESLLMCDEIQAGFGRTGKLFAYQYYDIEPDLVICGKATSSSVPLSVVMGRADLIDLDPEYTSTHGGHPLACTAGLKTIEIFEKEKLIEESKRKEIFFNEANKRLREKYPEIVRLILGKGMLHAVYISDPRAESHKPFREQLDVELTDRIVEKAMQKGVFLIRTGCGTLKYGPPLNIAEDALVEGLEVVEEAIGELL; encoded by the coding sequence ATGACAGAAGAATACAGATTTAAAATGAAACCCGTAGATGTACCCCATGTAGAAACGAAGAACAGGCGCATCAAGACCATGCTTCCTGTACCTGAATCCCTCCCTGTATTAAATAAAATCATTAAATACGAATCTTCAAATGTTGTAAACCAGCCGCCTATTATGTGGACCCGTGCATACGGTCATACCCTCGAAGATTTATGGGGTAACAGATGGATCGATTTTTCTTCTACAATTTTTGTAACAAATACAGGGCATGGACATGAAACTATCAGAAAAGGGCTTAAAGAAGTAATCGATAAGCCGCTTTTACATTCATACAGCTACCCCACTTTTGAGCGTGCAAACTATCTTGAAAAGCTGTCGCAGTTTACCCCTGATTATATTAAAAAATTCTCCCTGTTCAGCGCAGGAACTGAAGCAGTTGAGCGTGCTGTTAAACTGGCAAGATTGTACGGGCTTACAAAATCCACCAATAAAAATATTATTGTTGGAGGTGACGGAAACTTTCATGGGAAGACCATGGGTTCACAGATGGTTGGCGGAAAACATGCCGACAAGAAATGGATAGGATATCTAGACCCCAATATGGTGCATATGCCGTTTCCATATCCCTGGGAAGAAGACACAAAAAAGCTGACAGGAAAAGATCTGTTTCAAAAACATCTCCATCAACTGGAAGAAAGAGGAATTAATCTAAAGAACATAGCTGCCTTTATTATCGAGTCCTTTCAGGGATGGGGGGCTGTTTTTTATCCGAAGGATTATGTCCAGACAATGAGACAGTGGTCACGAGATAATGAATCACTCCTTATGTGTGATGAGATTCAGGCAGGGTTCGGCAGGACAGGAAAACTCTTTGCCTACCAGTACTATGATATTGAACCTGATCTGGTAATCTGTGGAAAAGCAACCTCATCAAGCGTGCCACTATCGGTAGTCATGGGCAGGGCTGACTTAATCGATCTCGATCCTGAATATACCAGTACACACGGGGGGCACCCATTAGCCTGTACAGCAGGATTAAAGACTATTGAAATATTCGAAAAAGAGAAACTGATTGAAGAGTCGAAGAGAAAAGAGATATTCTTTAATGAAGCCAATAAGAGACTGCGTGAAAAATATCCTGAAATTGTAAGATTGATCCTTGGAAAAGGTATGCTTCACGCCGTATATATAAGCGACCCAAGAGCTGAATCTCACAAACCATTCAGGGAACAACTGGATGTAGAACTGACTGACAGGATTGTGGAAAAGGCGATGCAAAAGGGGGTGTTTTTGATACGTACAGGTTGCGGCACCCTTAAATACGGTCCGCCCCTTAATATCGCTGAAGATGCATTAGTCGAGGGACTTGAGGTAGTAGAAGAGGCGATTGGGGAATTGCTGTGA
- a CDS encoding acylneuraminate cytidylyltransferase family protein: MKKANVVAIIQARGGSKGIPKKNIKFMGGFPLIAYSIAACKLATEIGRTIVSTDSEEIADVARQFGAEVPFLRPEEFARDNSMDIEVFQHAVRWFKENESFIPEYLVQIRPTTPLREPEVIDTAVKKIKSYPEATGLVSVHEIQESPCKMFGMEDEFLIGLCPNDPRPEYYNLPRQAFPPTYFGNGYVDIIKSETLIKHNSCYGRRMLGFIAPDTGELDREEDFERIEYNLLTKKYKIHEYLCNNYEKAPPSPLLWKGVQVKRE, encoded by the coding sequence ATGAAAAAGGCCAATGTAGTTGCTATAATTCAAGCGAGGGGAGGATCGAAAGGGATACCAAAAAAGAATATTAAGTTTATGGGCGGTTTCCCGTTAATCGCCTATTCGATAGCTGCGTGTAAACTTGCGACTGAGATCGGAAGGACTATTGTATCTACTGACTCTGAAGAAATTGCTGATGTCGCACGCCAATTTGGAGCCGAAGTACCCTTCTTAAGGCCTGAAGAGTTCGCCAGGGATAACTCTATGGACATTGAGGTCTTCCAACACGCCGTCAGGTGGTTTAAAGAGAATGAATCGTTTATCCCCGAATATTTAGTTCAAATACGTCCTACCACACCCCTGAGAGAACCTGAGGTCATTGATACAGCGGTAAAAAAGATTAAAAGCTACCCTGAAGCAACAGGCTTGGTCTCTGTTCATGAAATACAGGAATCCCCATGTAAAATGTTTGGCATGGAAGATGAATTTCTTATAGGACTTTGCCCTAATGATCCACGGCCAGAGTATTACAACCTGCCAAGGCAGGCGTTTCCTCCAACATACTTTGGAAATGGTTACGTTGACATAATCAAAAGCGAAACATTAATCAAACACAATTCATGTTATGGGCGTAGAATGTTGGGCTTTATCGCACCTGATACAGGAGAACTGGACAGGGAAGAGGACTTTGAAAGGATAGAGTACAACCTGCTTACTAAAAAATACAAGATTCACGAATATTTGTGCAACAACTACGAAAAGGCACCCCCCTCACCCCTTCTTTGGAAAGGGGTGCAAGTGAAAAGGGAATAA
- a CDS encoding aminotransferase class III-fold pyridoxal phosphate-dependent enzyme translates to MKHLGLKNGIKKSNELWEKACKVIATGTQTFSRSPGVYPDGAAPKYLIRQEGSHVWDVDGNEFIDMVMACGPTTLGHNFKPINDAIKEQLEKGILFSMLHPLEIEVAEKLIECIPCAEMVKFSKNGGDVCTASVRIARDVTGRDMILTYGYHGYGDWYIGSTDRNAGVPECVKALTKTFEYNDLDGLKKLFETYPDKIAAVMMEPVIAEKPRDDFLNKVKELTHANGALLIFDEMISGFRFRIGGAQEFFNVIPDLAAFGKGITNGMPLGVIAGKEEYMKHFDHVFLSTTYAPEVLTLAAASANIDFYKENDVISKLWEKGEFLEKNLQAVIDKYEIKKYVSLAGYPVRLMVNTHDENGIQNYKFASLYQQEMFKEGILCFAGVLMLSYSHSKEDLEHLVWAFDKACNVIKKAVTSGKDIEEFLTCKVGAPVFKGLRERNAVSN, encoded by the coding sequence ATGAAACATTTAGGACTAAAAAATGGAATAAAAAAGAGCAATGAACTATGGGAAAAGGCATGTAAAGTTATCGCAACAGGCACACAGACTTTCAGCAGGTCTCCAGGGGTCTACCCTGATGGCGCAGCACCCAAGTATTTGATAAGACAGGAAGGTTCACACGTCTGGGATGTTGATGGAAACGAATTTATAGATATGGTAATGGCATGTGGGCCAACAACTCTGGGGCATAATTTTAAACCGATTAATGATGCCATAAAGGAGCAACTTGAAAAGGGTATCCTGTTCAGCATGCTTCATCCACTTGAAATAGAAGTAGCTGAAAAACTTATTGAGTGCATCCCATGTGCAGAGATGGTTAAATTTTCTAAAAATGGAGGCGATGTTTGCACAGCCAGTGTTAGAATCGCCAGGGATGTTACAGGAAGGGATATGATCCTCACTTATGGATATCATGGTTATGGTGACTGGTATATCGGGTCAACAGACCGCAATGCGGGTGTTCCTGAATGTGTTAAGGCATTGACAAAGACATTTGAATACAATGACCTCGATGGACTGAAGAAACTCTTTGAAACCTACCCTGATAAGATAGCGGCAGTAATGATGGAGCCTGTTATTGCGGAAAAACCAAGAGATGACTTTTTGAATAAGGTAAAAGAACTCACCCACGCCAATGGTGCACTCTTAATTTTTGACGAAATGATTTCAGGCTTTCGCTTTCGTATAGGAGGAGCACAGGAATTCTTTAATGTCATTCCGGACCTGGCAGCCTTTGGAAAGGGAATTACAAATGGAATGCCCTTAGGTGTGATAGCAGGGAAAGAAGAATACATGAAACATTTCGATCATGTATTCCTTTCTACGACTTATGCACCTGAGGTTTTAACCTTAGCAGCAGCCTCAGCCAATATTGACTTTTATAAAGAAAATGATGTGATTTCAAAGCTCTGGGAAAAAGGTGAGTTTCTGGAAAAAAACCTTCAGGCTGTGATTGACAAATATGAAATTAAAAAATATGTCTCTCTTGCCGGCTACCCGGTGCGTTTAATGGTAAATACCCATGATGAAAATGGGATTCAGAATTATAAATTTGCCTCACTTTATCAGCAGGAGATGTTCAAAGAGGGAATACTCTGTTTTGCAGGGGTACTCATGTTATCTTACTCTCATTCAAAGGAAGATTTAGAGCATCTTGTCTGGGCATTTGACAAGGCATGTAATGTTATAAAAAAAGCGGTTACAAGTGGTAAGGACATCGAAGAGTTTCTGACCTGCAAAGTGGGAGCTCCTGTATTCAAGGGGCTTAGAGAAAGAAATGCCGTTTCTAATTAA